A genomic segment from Schistocerca piceifrons isolate TAMUIC-IGC-003096 chromosome 4, iqSchPice1.1, whole genome shotgun sequence encodes:
- the LOC124795815 gene encoding uncharacterized protein LOC124795815, translated as MPTGRGGRLIIAHAGSLTTGFTSEAKLVFCGGKSSCQSNYHSEVNGEVFKNWFIRLLSALEEGSVITMDNTSHHSIQIEKLPGSNWLVADIIIIIIIVEWLKRKNVSFSVSETKAEFLSKEEIVGAKKIYELDQLATEMKPQVVWLPLYHCHYNPIELIWVQVKR; from the coding sequence ATGCCTACTGGTAGAGGTGGTCGATTAATCATTGCCCACGCTGGTTCATTAACCACAGGCTTCACATCAGAGGCCAAACTCGTTTTTTGTGGTGGGAAAAGTTCTTGCCAATCCAATTACCATTCAGAAGtgaatggagaagtttttaagaattggtttattcgactgttgtctgCACTGGAAGAAGGATCAGTTATCACGATGGATAACACCAGCCACCACTCCATTCAGATAGAAAAGCTGCCAGGTTCAAATTGGCTTGTggcagatattattattattattattattgtggagtggttaaagagaaagaatgtttcattttctgtCAGTGAAACGAAGGCTGAATTCCTGTCTAAGGAAGAAATCGTAGGTGCCAAAAAGATTTATGAATTAGATCAACTGGCAACTGAAATGAAACCCCAAGTGGTATGGCTACCACTGTATCACTGCCACTATAATCCCATTGAATTGATATGGGTCCAAGTAAAGCGATAA